Proteins from a genomic interval of Chloroherpetonaceae bacterium:
- a CDS encoding 4-hydroxy-3-methylbut-2-enyl diphosphate reductase produces MRVTVDSQSGFCFGVQFAIEMAESELQETGHLYSLGDIVHNAAEVKRLNEMGLETITREEFFKLRNTRVLIRAHGEPPETYRFALENNIELIDASCPVVLKLQRRAREFYEKGYQIIIYGKKDHAEVIGVNGQCNNEAIVIKHADLSDESELSQIDFSRKTVLLSQTTQDTKGFYQLRDNLLQRFAAKGQAENFDVDSTNAEAAEFLAKDTICRQVSNRDEKLSKFAKQHEVIIFVAGRKSSNGKVLFGVCKEANPRTYFVEYESELQPEWFRREDGSLVESVGVCGATSTPMWQMELVADVIRKKFAPESAAVGSCKAC; encoded by the coding sequence ATGCGCGTTACGGTTGATTCCCAATCAGGATTTTGTTTTGGTGTGCAGTTCGCTATTGAGATGGCGGAGAGCGAATTGCAAGAGACAGGTCATCTTTACTCGCTTGGGGATATTGTTCACAACGCAGCAGAGGTCAAGCGATTAAATGAGATGGGTTTAGAGACCATTACCAGAGAAGAGTTCTTCAAACTCCGCAATACGCGAGTGCTGATTCGTGCGCATGGTGAGCCACCCGAAACCTATCGATTCGCTCTCGAGAATAACATTGAGCTGATTGATGCGTCTTGTCCTGTGGTGCTAAAGTTGCAGCGGCGGGCGCGTGAGTTCTACGAAAAGGGCTACCAGATTATCATCTACGGTAAGAAAGACCACGCTGAGGTGATTGGTGTTAATGGTCAGTGCAATAACGAAGCAATTGTTATTAAGCACGCTGACCTGAGCGATGAATCTGAACTCTCACAGATTGACTTTAGCCGGAAAACTGTGCTCCTTTCGCAAACCACGCAAGACACCAAAGGTTTTTACCAGCTCCGTGACAACTTGCTTCAGCGCTTTGCAGCTAAAGGACAAGCCGAAAATTTTGATGTAGATTCCACTAATGCAGAGGCAGCTGAGTTTCTTGCAAAGGATACCATTTGTCGCCAAGTCTCCAATCGTGATGAGAAACTTAGCAAATTTGCTAAGCAGCATGAGGTGATTATCTTCGTTGCAGGTCGCAAAAGCTCAAATGGGAAGGTGCTCTTCGGTGTCTGCAAGGAAGCTAATCCTCGCACTTACTTTGTAGAGTATGAAAGCGAGCTGCAACCCGAGTGGTTCCGCCGTGAGGATGGTTCCCTTGTCGAAAGCGTTGGTGTTTGCGGTGCCACCTCTACGCCGATGTGGCAAATGGAACTGGTTGCCGATGTCATTCGCAAGAAATTTGCACCAGAGTCTGCAGCAGTCGGGAGCTGCAAGGCATGTTGA